The Christensenella timonensis DNA segment AAATAATACGGATAGCGCAGATCGCAAGTACGATGATGCTGATGATAAGCGCGGCATTTTCTACGTTGGATTTCCGCTTCCTGCGCGAAAGAAGGGCAAACACAAGCCCGACAACGCCGATGCCGATCCCTACATACGGCCCGATGACCAGGCTCAGTGGGAATCCGAGGACAAAACTTGCAATCAGTGCAAATATACTTACAATAATCGATACAACAGCCATAAAAGCCCCTTTCCTGCAGCGCCCGGCCCAGCTCAAAGATCGACGGCATTCTCTTCGTCTCCGGCGAAAAGAATGCCCTTTTTATTATAACAGGAAAGAATCGTTTTGCAAACGGACAGGAAGGAAAGTCCGGAAAAATGCCTATCTGGGGGCAAAGAAGCGGCTGGATCGGGGACTCTTAGGCTACGGCCATCCGGGTTCGGAATTGGCCTATCTATCCAGGACAGATAAAAACCGGAACTCTTAACACAATTTGGCCTGCGCAGGTGATATAATAAAAGAAAACCTATCCGGAGATCGATTTGGCAGGGATATTTGAACAGCTGAACAACAAACAGAGGGAAGCCGTACAGGCGACCGAGGGCTATGTGCGCGTTATCGCGGGAGCCGGCAGCGGCAAAACGCGGACGCTTACTTCGCGTTATGTATATTTGGTGGAAGAGCTGGGCGTGTCGCCCGGAAAGATCATGTCCGTTACCTTTACCAACAAGGCGGCGGGAGAGATGAAAAGCCGCATCCGTAGGATGCTCGGGGATGTGGATACGGGATTTATCAGTACCTTCCACGGCTTTTGCCTGCAGGTGTTAAAAGAGGATATCCACCGGCTGAATTATCCGCAGTCCTTTTCGATCATGGACGAAGCGGATCAAAAAAGCCTGCTGGAAGAAATTTACCACGAGCTCGGGCTGAGCCTGCGCGATTATACCTTCCGCGACATGCTCAAGGTGATCGACGTGTTCAAAGCGCCGTATGGATACGTCGGACAGGTCACAGAGCCGGACGAACAAAAGGCGGTCAAATATTTTTCCAGTTTCACGAGGGACATGAAAGACCGTATCCTGGGGAAATACGTCCAAAAACAGCGGCGCAATTTTATGCTCGATTTTGACGATATCATCAACTATACGCTGTATTTATTCACCCGCTATGGGGATGTCCTGCAAAAATGGCAGCAGAGGCTGCAATATATCCAGGTGGACGAATTTCAGGATGTGGACGCAAAGCAGGCACAGCTTGTGTATATGCTTTCGGGCGGATACGGAAACCTGTTTGTAGTGGGCGATCCCGACCAGACGATCTATTCCTGGCGGGGCGCGGATGTGCATATTATCCTCGATTTCGACAAGGAATTTCCGCAGGCCAAAACAATCTATCTCAATACGAACTACCGTTCCACGCCACAGATTTTGGATGTGAGCAACGACCTGATCTCAAAAAATACAGCGCGCCTGAAAAATGTTCTGTGCGCTGTGCGCGAGGACGGAGCCAAGGTATATTATAAACATACGAAATCTACGATCGGGGAGGCAGCCTATGTCGCGCGCACCATACGCTTCCTGATGGAAAGCGGCGTTAAGCCCTATCAAATCGCGGTGCTTTACCGTGCGCACTACGTCTCCCGCAGCCTGGAGGAAGCGTTCGTCAAAGAGGATATTCCTTATTCCCTTTTCAACGGCGTGGAATTTTACAACCGCAAAGAGATCAAGGACGTTCTTTGTTATTTGCGTATGCCGCTTGCCTTCGACGATATCTCTTTCCTGCGTACGATTAATACGCCGCGCCGCGAAATCGGCCGCACGCGCCTCAATTTCCTGAACGAATATGCGGAAAATAACAATGTAAAGCTTTATGACGCGCTCAAGGATAACCTGTCACATGAAAAAATCAAAAGCACGAAGGCGCGGCGCTATGTGGAAGTGATCGAGCGTTACGCGGCGTGGATCTATACTAAAAAAGTAGACATAAAAGTAAACAGTCTATTACAATAAAAGAGACACAAAAAGGAGGTTCTTTCATGGCTGCAAATAACTTCAAAAAATACGATGATGATTTTAAAAAGTCTCTCGTATCTCTTTTCCAAAATGGCAAAACACAGACCCAACTCTGTAAAGAGTACGGCGTTTCTCAATCCGCCCTTGGCAAGTGGATCAAGCAGTATTCTACCGTTCAGGTCGACGACGGTGAAGTCCTTACTGCCAAACAGGTTAAGGAACTCCAAAAACGGAATGCACAGCTCGAAGAAGAAAACCTTATCCTAAAAAAAGCGATTGCCATATTCACGCCTCACTCAAACAACGATTAGACGCTGTCCACAGGCTCCGTTTTCAGCACCGTATTCAAACGCTTTGCCGTGTCCTGAATGTCAATAGAAGCACTTACTACAAGCATTTTTATTCTCCTCCCGCTCCCCGTGTTTCTCTTAATCAGGATCTTCGACGCCTTATCCTTACTATTTATGCTGATTATGACAAACGCCTTGGCGCCTATAAAATCCACCATGTCCTCCAGCGTGACTATGGCGTCCGCATCAGCGTTGGACGAGTGTACCGCCTGATGCGCTCTATGCATTTACCAAAAATGTCTACTGCTCACCCCAGACATTATTTCTGTCGTTCCGATGACAGCCTTTGTCCCGACCGTCTCCGCCAAAGCTTTACTCAAAATGCCCCTAATCTTGTTTGGGTGAGTGATATTACTTATCTGCGGGCTGGCGGAAAATGGTATTATCTTTGCGTTGTCATTGACCTTTTTTCCCGCAAGGTCATTGCTTGGCACCTGTCTTCCAAACAGGATGTGGACCTTACGATCACTGCTTTCCGTAAAGCTTATGCCGCCCGCAGCGCTCCCAAGGGTCTGATGTTTCACTCTGACCGTGGAACTCAATATACCGCTTTTGCTTTCCGTAGTCTTTTGGACTCCCTTAATATTGTTCAGTCTTTTTCCAAGAAAGGATATCCGTTTGACAATGCTGTATGTGAATCTTTTTTCAAATATCTGAAAAAGGAAGAAGCTAACCGTAGAAGCTACTCTTCTTTTCACGATTTAAAGTTGGCTATTTTTTCCTATATTGAAGCCTTCTACAATGCCAAACGTCCCCATTCTTCTCTTGGTTATTTGACTCCCGATGAAGCTGATGCTCGTTTCCCCTAATTATCTTCACTTTTTTCTGTCCACTCTATTGACTATACTTCACTGCCGTTTGCGGATTTGCTTTCTACCTTTTTCACTGTTTTGTTCGGGGTCGTTTTTGTTTTAACTTTCGTATCCATTTTATTTCTCCTTTTTTTCAATGCGTTTTAATAGCTTGTTGTTTTTGTACCGGATGCCTGGCGGTCAAATTGGCCCTGCTCCGTATTTTTGGATTGGAAATCCGTATCGTCGGAATTTTTTACCTTGATTTCCTCTGTCTGTGTTCCTGTGACCGGATTTTCCTTATACTTATACTCCTCCTTGGAAGAATCCTTCATTTCAGGCTCGCTGGAAGAAGAATCGGCGGAGTCCTGCCGGTTTTCGATTGTTTGACTGCTGGTCTCGGAATCCGGCTCTTGATCGGAGCCCTGTGCTTGCTGGCCTTTGGCCTCATCTTTCTGATCTTCCTTGACCTCTTCGCCGTTGATCTGGGCATCGAGCTTCTGAAGTTCGGATTCGTTCTCGTCGATTTTCTTACCGATATCCTTCATCTCATCCGTATATTCTTCGCTGTCCTTTACCATTTTGCCAAGCTGCTTATAGTATTCTTCATTTTCGCTTTCCAGCTGAGCTTTTTGGGTATTCAACTTTGCAGAGTCATAAGCTTCCTTTGATTTGTTTGCAATCGTTTCACCAAACGACATCAAACCGTCCTTTGCCTGCGAAAATACATCACTTAATACATCGCCTGCGCTTTTGTGTTCCTGTGCCATAATTTAAACCTCCGTTTATTGTTTTACGCCTAGTCCCGATTATAATGAGT contains these protein-coding regions:
- a CDS encoding ATP-dependent helicase; this translates as MAGIFEQLNNKQREAVQATEGYVRVIAGAGSGKTRTLTSRYVYLVEELGVSPGKIMSVTFTNKAAGEMKSRIRRMLGDVDTGFISTFHGFCLQVLKEDIHRLNYPQSFSIMDEADQKSLLEEIYHELGLSLRDYTFRDMLKVIDVFKAPYGYVGQVTEPDEQKAVKYFSSFTRDMKDRILGKYVQKQRRNFMLDFDDIINYTLYLFTRYGDVLQKWQQRLQYIQVDEFQDVDAKQAQLVYMLSGGYGNLFVVGDPDQTIYSWRGADVHIILDFDKEFPQAKTIYLNTNYRSTPQILDVSNDLISKNTARLKNVLCAVREDGAKVYYKHTKSTIGEAAYVARTIRFLMESGVKPYQIAVLYRAHYVSRSLEEAFVKEDIPYSLFNGVEFYNRKEIKDVLCYLRMPLAFDDISFLRTINTPRREIGRTRLNFLNEYAENNNVKLYDALKDNLSHEKIKSTKARRYVEVIERYAAWIYTKKVDIKVNSLLQ
- a CDS encoding IS3 family transposase (programmed frameshift), with the protein product MAANNFKKYDDDFKKSLVSLFQNGKTQTQLCKEYGVSQSALGKWIKQYSTVQVDDGEVLTAKQVKELQKRNAQLEEENLILKKANCHIHASLKQRLDAVHRLRFQHRIQTLCRVLNVNRSTYYKHFYSPPAPRVSLNQDLRRLILTIYADYDKRLGAYKIHHVLQRDYGVRISVGRVYRLMRSMHLPKMSTAHPRHYFCRSDDSLCPDRLRQSFTQNAPNLVWVSDITYLRAGGKWYYLCVVIDLFSRKVIAWHLSSKQDVDLTITAFRKAYAARSAPKGLMFHSDRGTQYTAFAFRSLLDSLNIVQSFSKKGYPFDNAVCESFFKYLKKEEANRRSYSSFHDLKLAIFSYIEAFYNAKRPHSSLGYLTPDEADARFP